From the genome of Spinacia oleracea cultivar Varoflay chromosome 2, BTI_SOV_V1, whole genome shotgun sequence, one region includes:
- the LOC130466812 gene encoding TPD1 protein homolog 1A-like produces MASSLKIFSAVLFLFIICQQGKSYKCGVSDIKVTTERTRNIVEGQPEYAVTISNNCSCAQSGVYLRCLGFSTVLPVNPKVMKVKGDSCLINNGRPIVKGKPVSFKYSFLTPTDLAPQRSQISC; encoded by the exons ATGGCATCATCACTTAAGATATTCTCCGCAGTTCTTTTCCTCTTCATTATTTGCCAACAGG GTAAGAGTTACAAATGTGGTGTATCAGACATAAAAGTAACAACAGAAAGAACAAGAAACATAGTAGAAGGTCAACCAGAATATGCAGTTACAATTAGCAACAACTGCTCGTGTGCTCAATCTGGTGTTTACTTGAGATGCCTTGGTTTTAGCACTGTGTTGCCTGTTAATCCAAAGGTTATGAAGGTGAAGGGTGATAGTTGCCTGATCAATAATGGTCGTCCGATCGTCAAAGGAAAACCAGTTAGCTTCAAGTATTCTTTTTTAACACCAACTGATTTGGCTCCTCAGAGATCTCAAATTTCTTGTTGA